A DNA window from Vigna angularis cultivar LongXiaoDou No.4 chromosome 1, ASM1680809v1, whole genome shotgun sequence contains the following coding sequences:
- the LOC108319689 gene encoding uncharacterized protein LOC108319689: protein MSEIWHVLKKSLHCRSHSSEVHDPQAKRIDQRKKDERNKRQSKHQLSHEIFLDRYSGEIKIFPCYPIEEPPSHSPAKSKLTIVSSETLCVDCDECVVFSKKKVPVKDSNDPPISTRHRECEDKIKSSDTVEEQGNFHLHSVIQLEREDSSSKIIEQICEGNFTESNATEIECVMRVQSKQETFAWYEECRELVRVKAKNLEKEQPRCLVDGNELLRFHGTTLACSLGSNASSSTVCTLDLCGVCQILKHGFYSNQELFNGALGVCTSSSSAKAIHSICSPNNKSVTRKCVMLCRVIAGRIHNPLQEIEEITHTGFDSLVKKMRDHSEIEELVVLNPRAVLPCFLVIYNL from the exons ATGTCAGAGATTTGGCATGTTCTGAAGAAATCACTTCATTGCAGATCTCATTCATCAGAAGTTCATGATCCCCAGGCAAAAAGAATAGATCAGAGAAAAAAGGATGAGAGAAATAAAAGACAGTCAAAACACCAACTTAGCCATGAAATTTTCCTTGATAGATATAGTGGTGAGATTAAGATTTTTCCATGTTATCCTATAGAAGAACCTCCTTCTCATTCTCCTGCAAAATCCAAGCTAACTATAGTTTCATCAGAAACACTTTGTGTTGATTGTGATGAATGTGTTGTTTTCTCAAAGAAAAAGGTTCCAGTGAAAGATTCTAATGATCCCCCAATATCAACACGTCATCGTGAATGTGAAGACAAAATCAAATCTAGTGACACTGTTGAAGAACAGGGAAATTTCCATCTACATTCAG TGATCCAACTTGAGAGAGAAGATTCATCGAGTAAGATCATTGAACAAATATGCGAAGGTAACTTTACGGAAAGCAATGCAACAGAGATTGAATGTGTTATGAGAGTACAGAGCAAGCAAGAAACGTTTGCATGGTATGAGGAATGTAGGGAATTGGTAAGGGTGAAAGCGAAAAACCTAGAAAAGGAGCAGCCGAGATGCTTGGTTGATGGAAATGAACTGCTCAGATTTCATGGCACAACACTTGCATGTTCACTTGGTTCAAATGCTTCCTCTTCTACCGTTTGCACTTTAGACCTCTGTGGTGTCTGTCAAATTCTGAAGCATGGTTTTTACTCCAACCAAGAACTATTTAATGGTGCACTTGGGGTTTGCACCTCTTCTAGCAGTGCAAAAGCTATTCATTCAATTTGCTCACCCAATAACAAATCTGTGACCAGAAAATGTGTTATGCTGTGCAGAGTGATAGCTGGGAGAATCCATAATCCTCTACAAGAGATTGAGGAAATCACTCATACTGGGTTTGATTCTTtggtaaagaaaatgagagaccACTCAGAGATTGAAGAACTCGTTGTGTTAAATCCTAGAGCTGTGCTCCCTTGCTTTTTGGTAATCTACAATCTTTGA